In one Conger conger chromosome 5, fConCon1.1, whole genome shotgun sequence genomic region, the following are encoded:
- the LOC133128192 gene encoding cerebral cavernous malformations protein 2 homolog — translation MRRSLELDWLVWLLLVGSRDASGNPKTRNAAAEELCMLLSQVFQIVYTESTIDFLDRAIFDGASTPTRHLSLYSDDSSSKVDVKEPFETEASTLSFPGSLDGGGNSPSSCSSTPASPQIKTVSEGELSTTAAELLQDYMTTLRTKLSSQEIQQFAMLLHEYRNGSSIHEFCINLRQLYGDSRKFLLLGLRPFIPEKDSQHFENFLETIGVKDGRGIITDSFGRYRRAVSSASGSTTNGNAAGEESEEQRAPSEGDEWDRMISDISNDIEALGCSMDQDSS, via the exons ATGCGGCGGAGCCTTGAGCTTGATTGGCTGGTGTGGCTGCTCCTGGTAGGGTCTCGCGACGCCTCTGGCAACCCCAAAACTCGGAAC gcTGCTGCAGAGGAGCTGTGTATGCTCCTGAGTCAGGTGTTCCAGATCGTTTACACAGAGTCCACCATCGACTTCCTGGACAGGGCCATATTCGACGGGGCGTCCACTCCCACCAGacacctctctctctacagCG ACGATTCTTCCAGCAAAGTGGACGTGAAGGAGCCGTTTGAAACAGAGGCGAGCACTCT ctccttcCCGGGGTCTCTGGATGGGGGCGGTaactccccctcctcctgctcctccactCCTGCGTCTCCTCAGATCAAAACCGTGAGCGAGGGGGAGCTCAGTACCActgctgcagagctgctgcAGGACTACATGACCACg CTGAGGACCAAGCTGTCGTCTCAGGAGATCCAGCAGTTCGCCATGCTGCTGCACGAGTATCGCAACGGCTCGTCCATCCACGAGTTCTGCATCAACCTGCGGCAGCTGTACGGGGACAGCAGGAAGTTCCTGCTGCTGG GCCTGCGGCCCTTCATCCCGGAGAAGGACAGCCAGCACTTTGAGAACTTCCTGGAGACGATCGGCGTGAAGGACGGGCGGGGCATCATAACGGACAGCTTCGGCCGGTACCGGCGGGCGGTGAGCTCCGCCTCCGGCTCCACCACCAATGGGAACGCGGCGGGGGAGGAGTCGGAGGAGCAGCGCGCCCCCTCGGAGGGGGACGAGTGGGACCGCATGATCTCCGACATCAGCAACGACATCGAGGCGCTGGGCTGCAGCATGGACCAGGACTCCTCCTGA
- the enpp4 gene encoding bis(5'-adenosyl)-triphosphatase enpp4 produces MLPSILLFLSVALAAGERAGNATATGAPLLLVSFDGFRADYLKRYPFPNLQRFFSEGVLVEELLNAFVTKTFPNHYSLATGLYPESHGIVAGRMYDAAARERSSFRDPFWWNQATPIWVTAQEAGLKTASAMWPGTDVAIHNQTATHFLPYDPDVTFQERLANVTGWLARDEAVRFATLYWEEPDRSGHRYGPDNATEMGRVLAEVDELIGQLVERLNSSGLWGRVNVILTSDHGMAQCSRERLIRLDGCLDPANYTVVDLTPVGAIIPIGDPALVYQALSGCHPHMRVYLKEEMPDRLHYQHNARIQPIMLLADEGWTIVQHGNLPRLGDHGYDNSLPSMHPFLAARGPAFGRGRRVSGLSNVDLYPLMCQLLGLEGRPNNGSLARARCLLAGVSCPGLGQMVGLVVGVLLVLSTLTCLFVLLKNKMAAVDRPFSRLELQQDDDDDDPLIG; encoded by the exons ATGTTACCCAGCATCCTCCTGTTCCTCTCGGTGGCCCTGGCCGCCGGCGAACGGGCGGGAAACGCCACGGCAACGGGCGCGCCCTTGCTGCTGGTCTCCTTCGACGGCTTCCGGGCGGACTACCTGAAGCGGTACCCCTTCCCCAACCTGCAGCGGTTCTTCTCCGAGGGCGTGCTGGTGGAGGAGCTGCTCAACGCCTTCGTCACCAAGACCTTCCCGAACCACTACAGCCTCGCGACGGGCCTCTACCCCGAGAGCCACGGCATCGTCGCCGGCAGGATGTACGACGCCGCCGCGCGGGAGCGCTCCTCCTTCCGCGACCCCTTCTGGTGGAACCAGGCCACGCCCATCTGGGTGACGGCGCAGGAGGCGGGGCTCAAGACGGCGTCCGCCATGTGGCCCGGCACGGACGTGGCCATCCACAACCAGACCGCCACGCACTTCCTGCCCTACGACCCCGACGTCACCTTCCAGGAGCGCCTGGCCAACGTGACTGGCTGGCTGGCGCGGGACGAGGCCGTCCGGTTCGCCACGCTGTACTGGGAGGAGCCGGACCGCTCCGGGCACCGCTACGGCCCGGATAACGCCACCGAGATGGGGCGGGTCCTGGCGGAGGTGGACGAGCTGATCGGTCAGCTGGTGGAGCGGCTGAACAGCTCGGGGCTGTGGGGGCGGGTCAACGTCATCCTGACCAGCGACCACGGGATGGCGCAGTGCTCCCGGGAGCGCCTCATCCGATTGGACGGCTGTCTGGACCCCGCCAATTACACCGTGGTGGACCTCACCCCCGTGGGGGCCATCATCCCGATTGGCG ACCCTGCGCTGGTTTACCAGGCTCTGAGCGGATGCCACCCCCACATGAGGGTCTACCTGAAGGAGGAGATGCCTGATAGGCTGCATTACCAGCACAACGCGAGGATCCAGCCAATCATGCTGCTCGCTGATGAAGGGTGGACGATCGTGCAGCACGGGAACCTGCCCCGAC TTGGCGACCACGGTTACGACAActcccttcccagcatgcacccctTCCTGGCGGCGCGGGGCCCGGCGTTCGGGCGGGGCCGGCGGGTTTCGGGGCTGAGCAACGTGGACCTGTACCCGCTCATGTGCCAGCTCCTGGGGCTGGAGGGGAGGCCCAACAACGGCAGCCTGGCCCGGGCGCGGTGCCTGCTGGCCGGGGTGAGCTGCCCGGGCCTGGGCCAGATGGTGGGCCTGGTGGTGGGGGTCCTCCTGGTGCTCAgcaccctcacctgcctcttCGTCCTCCTCaagaacaaaatggccgccgtggaCCGGCCCTTTTCCCGCCTGGAACTGCAGCaggacgacgacgacgacgaccctctgattggctga